A stretch of the Vigna radiata var. radiata cultivar VC1973A chromosome 7, Vradiata_ver6, whole genome shotgun sequence genome encodes the following:
- the LOC106768835 gene encoding 3-oxoacyl-[acyl-carrier-protein] synthase I, chloroplastic — MQALNSLTFRASPLDPLRAPNNAANRRAAASKRVFFVSATAAPKVSAPQRQKDPKKRVVITGMGLASVFGNDVEGYYEKLLAGESGITAIDRFDASKFPTRFGGQIRGFSAEGYIDGKNDRRLDDCLRYCIVAGKKALESADLAADNLTKLDKERAGVLVGSGMGGLTVFSDGVQALIEKGHRKITPFFIPYAITNMGSALLGIDLGFMGPNYSISTACATSNYCFYAAANHIRRGEADLMIAGGTEAAIIPIGLGGFVACRALSQRNDDPKTASRPWDQGRDGFVMGEGAGVLVMESLEHAMKRGAPIIAEYLGGAVNCDAYHMTDPRSDGLGVSSCIQSSLEDAGVSPEEVNYINAHATSTLAGDLAEINAIKKVFKDTSGIKINATKSMIGHCLGAAGGLEAIATVKAITTGWLHPTINQFNPEPAVDFDTVANVKQQHEVNVAISNSFGFGGHNSVVAFSAFRP; from the exons ATGCAAGCGCTAAACTCGCTCACTTTCCGCGCTTCTCCCTTGGACCCGCTTCGCGCTCCCAACAATGCCGCCAACAGAAGAGCCGCCGCCTCCAAGCGCGTCTTCTTCGTCTCCGCCACGGCGGCGCCCAAGGTCTCTGCCCCGCAGCGCCAGAAGGACCCCAAGAAGCGCGTGGTGATCACCGGAATGGGCCTCGCGTCTGTGTTCGGCAACGACGTCGAGGGTTATTACGAGAAGCTCCTTGCCGGAGAGAGTGGCATCACCGCCATCGATCGCTTCGACGCGTCCAAGTTTCCCACCCGCTTCGGCGGCCAGATCCGCGGCTTCTCTGCCGAGGGCTACATCGACGGCAAGAACGACCGCCGCCTCGACGACTGTCTCCGTTACTGCATTGTCGCTGGCAAGAAGGCCCTCGAAAGCGCCGACCTCGCCGCGGATAACCTCACTAAG CTTGATAAGGAGCGTGCGGGTGTCCTAGTGGGATCCGGAATGGGAGGCCTAACGGTGTTTTCGGACGGTGTTCAGGCTCTGATTGAGAAAGGGCACCGGAAGATAACGCCGTTTTTCATTCCGTATGCCATTACTAACATGGGTTCGGCTTTGCTTGGGATTGACCTCGGGTTCATGGGTCCTAACTATTCTATTTCCACTGCTTGTGCTACCTCCAATTATTGCTTTTATGCTGCGGCGAACCATATACGGAGAGGGGAGGCTGATTTGATGATAGCGGGTGGAACTGAGGCTGCCATCATTCCCATTGGGTTAGGAGGTTTCGTCGCTTGCAGAGCGCTTTCCCAAAGGAATGATGACCCCAAAACTGCTTCAAGGCCGTGGGATCAGGGGCGTGATGGCTTTGTTATGGGTGAAGGTGCTGGAGTTTTG GTGATGGAGAGCTTGGAACATGCCATGAAGCGAGGCGCTCCTATAATTGCTGAATACTTGGGAGGTGCTGTTAACTGTGATGCTTATCATATGACAGATCCAAGGTCTGATGGACTTGGTGTGTCTTCATGCATTCAGAGCAGCCTTGAAGATGCTGGTGTGTCACCTGAGGAG GTCAACTACATAAACGCACATGCAACTTCCACTCTTGCTGGCGACTTGGCAGAGATTAATGCCATTAAGAAGGTTTTCAAGGACACTTCCGGCATCAAAATTAATGCCACCAAG TCTATGATAGGACACTGCCTTGGTGCAGCTGGGGGGTTGGAAGCCATTGCCACTGTTAAAGCCATAACAACAGGATGGCTGCATccaacaatcaatcaattt AACCCAGAACCCGCTGTCGATTTTGATACAGTGGCAAATGTCAAGCAGCAGCATGAAGTCAATGTTG ctatttcaaattcatttgGATTTGGTGGACACAACTCTGTGGTGGCATTCTCTGCTTTCAGGCCCTGA